From Argopecten irradians isolate NY chromosome 3, Ai_NY, whole genome shotgun sequence:
TACATCTGATGATAATGTActcacgactacaactgatgatagtATATACAcaccacgactacaactgatgataatgtacacgaCATGActtacaactgatgataatgtacacacgaactaacaactgatgataatgtacacacgatcACAAGTGAGAGGTAATGTACACTGACTACAACTGAAAGATAatatgtacacacgactacaactgatgattaATATACACACGAGtaacaactgatgataatatacacacgactacaactgatgataatgtacacaacgactacaactgatgataatgtaccacACGACTACAACTAAGATGATAAATGATACaccgactacaactgatgatcaGTAATGTACCCACGACATACAACTGATGGTAAAATACACACCGGGAACTACAACTGATGTATAATGTACACATGACTACagcaactgatgataatatacccacagactacaactgatgataatgtacacacacGAGCTACAACTGATGTAAATGGTACCAATGACTACAACTGGATTATAATACACACATGACTACAACTAGAAGAGTAATAATAAACAAGACTACAACATGAATGGTAATACACAcatgactacaactgatgataatgtagcATACAAATAACAACTGATGATAATTGTACACAACGACTACATTCTTATGATAAATGTTACctcacgactacaactgatgataatttACCAACATGAcgtacaactgatgataatcaACGACAcaactacaactgatgataatgtacacacgactacacaCTGATAGTAATTTACACATGACTACAAACCGATGAAAattatacacacgactacaactgatgataatatacaccaTGACTACAAACTGATGAATAATgtacacaaataaatacaactgaatgaaaatatacacatgactacaactgatgataatgtacccacgactacaactgatgataatgtacacacgactacaactgatgatgcGGTACACctactacaactgatgataaaagtacacacgactacaactgatgataatgtaccacactactacaactgatgataatgtacacatgactacaactgatgataatgtaaacacgactacaactgatgataatgtacacacaactacaactgatgataatatacatcACGACtaaaactgatgataatatacacatgACTACAactaatgataatatacacacgtaactacaactgatgataatgtacacacgactacaactgatgataatatacacacgactacaactgatgataatgtacacacgactacaactaatgataataaatgtacacaactGATTACAAACTGattgataatgtacacacgactacaactgatgataatgtacacacgactacaactgatgataaaatacacacgactacaactgatgaatatataaacacgactacaactgatgataatatacacacgactacaactgatgataatatacacacgactacaactgatgataatgtacacaacgactacaactgatgaatatatacacacgactacaactgaagATAATATACCCAcaactacaactgatgataatatacacacgactaaaactgatgataatatacacacgactacaactgatgataatgtacacatgactacaactgatgatactGTACAcatgactacaactgatgataataatacacacgactacaactgatgataatgtaacacacgactacaactgatgtaataatgtacacacgactataCAACTGATGATAACTGTACACATGACTAATCAACtggatgataatgtacacacgaccaCAACTAATGATAATGTAGCACACGACTAACAACTGATGATAATTGTACACATGACTACAACTGGTTGATAATGTACATAAATcgactacaactgatgtatACTGTGGGTACACACTACAACTGATATAATATACACAGCGACTACAACGtagatgataatgtacacacgactacaactgatggaTAATGTACAACACATGAGACACTTATGAATGTacacacacgactacaactgatgataatacccacacgactacaactgatgataatgtacagcGAACAgcactacaactgatgataatgtacacacgactacaactgatgataatgtacacacgactacaactgatgataatgtacacacgactacaacatgatgataatgtacacacgactacaactgatgataatgtacacaacgactacaactgatgataatgtacacacgactacaactgatgataatgtacacacgactacaactgatgataatgtacacaagactacaactgatgataatgtacacacgactacaactgatgataatgtacacacaatgactacaactgatgataatgtacacacgactacaactgatgataatgtacacacgactacaactgatgataatgtacacatgactacaactgatgataatgtacacacgactacaactgatgataatgtacacacgactacaactgatgataatgtacacacgactacgaTAATTacaacgactacaactgatgataatgtacacatgactacaactgatgataatatacacacgactacaactgatgataatgtacacacgactacaactgatgataatgtacacacgactacaactgatgataatacacacatgactacaactgatgataatgtacacacgactacaactgatgataatgtacacacatgactacaactgatgataatgtactacacgactacaactgatgataatgtacacaatgactacaactgatgataatgtaccacatgactacaactgatgataatgtacacacgactacaactgatgataatgtacacacgactacaactgatgataatgtacacatgactacaactgatgataatatacacacatgactacaactgatgataatgtacacacacgactacaactgatgataatgtacacacgactacaactgatgataatgtacaccacgactacaactgatgataatgtacacaacgactacaactgatgataatgtaccacgactactgatgataatgtacacatgactacaaactgatgataatgtacccacgactacaactgatgataatgtacaccacgactacaactgatgataatgtacacacgactacaactgatgataatgtacacacgactacaactgatgataatgtacacacgactacaactgatgataatgtacacacgactacaactgatgataatatacacacgactacaactgatgataatgtacacacgactacaactgatgataatgtacacatgactacaactgatgataatatacacacgactgacaacactgatgataatgtacacacgactacaactgatgataatatacacacgactacaactgatgataatatacacacgactacaactgatgataatatacacacgactacaactgatgataatatacacacgactgaTAAtgatacacacgactacaactgatgataatgtacacatgactacaactgatgataatatacacacacgactacaactgatgataatatacacatgactacaactgatgataatatacacacgactacaactgatgaaatgtacacacgactacaactgatgataatatacacacgactacaactgatgataatgtacacacgactacaactgatgataatgtacacacgactacaactgatgataatatacacacgactacaactgatgataatatacacacgactacaactgatgataatgtacacacgactacaactgatgataatatacacacacgactacaactgatgataatgtacacacgactacaactgatgataatatacacacgactacaactgatgataatatacacacgactacaactgatgataatgtacacacgactacaactgatgataatatacacacgactacaactgatgataatatacacacgactacaactgatgataatgtacacacgactacaactgatgataatatacacacgactacaactgatgataatgtacacacgactacaactgatgataatgtacccacgactacaactgatgataatatacacacgactacaactgatgataatatacacacgactacaactgatgataatatacacacgactacaactgatgataatatacacacgactacaactgatgataatatacacacgactacaactgatgataatatacacacgactacaactgatgataatatacacacgactacaactgatgataatatacacacgactacaactgatgataatgtacacacgactacaactgatgataatatacacacgactacaactgatgataatgtacacacgactacaactgatgataatgtacacacgactacaactgatgataatatacacacgactacaactgatgataatgtacacacgactacaactgatgataatatacacacgactacaactgatgataatatacacacacgactacaactgatgataatataccacacgactacaactgatgataatgtacacacgactacaactgatgataatatacacacgactacaactgatgataatatacacacgactacaactgatgataatatacacacgactacaactgatgatgatacaactgatgataattaccacgactacaactgatgataatgtacacacgactacaactgatgataatgtacacacgactacaactgatgataatatacacacgactacaactgatgataatatacacacgactacaactgatgataatatacacacgactacaactgatgataatgtacacatgactacaactgatgataatgtacacacgactacaactgatgatgataatgtacacatgactacaactgatgataatatacacacgactacaactgatgataatgtacacacgactacaactgatgataatatacacacgactacaactgatgataatgtacacacgactacaactgatgataatgtacacacgactacaactgatgataatgtacacatgactacaactgatgataatgtacacacgactacaactgatgataattaCATGTCTACAACtgtgataatgtacacacgactacaactgatgataatgtacacataaACTACAACTGATATAATGTACAACGACTATatctgatgataatgtacacacgactacaactagatgataatgtacacaggACTACAACTGAtaataatgtacacacgactacaactgatgataatgtacctaccactacaactgatgataatgtacccacgactacaactgatgataatgtacacacgatcTCAACAAATGATAGTGTACAcatgactacaactgatgataatgtacaaaTGACTACAAccgatgataatgtacacacgactacaactgatgataatgtacacacgactacaactgatgataatatacacatgatacaactgatgataatgtacaatgactacaactgatgataatgtacacatgactacaactgatgataattacacatgactacaactgatgataatatacaaatgactacaactgatgataatgtacacacgactacaactgatgataatgtacccaaTGACTACAACTGTTGATAATATACAAatgactacaactgatgataatgtacacgcAACTACAACTGTGATATAATGTACAAATGACTACAacgatgataatgtacacaggACTACAacgatgataatgtacacagaTAATgtatgtacacacgactacaactgatgataatgtacacatcACTACAACTGTTGATAATATACAAatgactacaactgatgataatgtacacacgactacaactgatagTAGAGTGCTCACTACAAATGATAAAACTGTTCTCATGGATACAACTGATATTGAAATACCTACGACTACAAATGATGACAATGCATACACTACGGGAACCGATGGGATGATATTTCCAGAAATTACTGTGTCCTCTTCCAAATCGTCGGACCGAACTTCGATTCCATATGTGCCCTCCACGATTACATCAGTACACGCATACCCAGCAGGTCAGTTCATCATTTTAGCAGTTTGTAAATTATCTGAGCGGTTGTATTGTCATTGATGTTACATTGTACTCATAAATGTatcaattatttgattttatcaaaaccTCTACAGTTGATATTGGCTCTGATGTCTAGTCTGCTTCTCATGTGTTTATGTCTTGTTAGTTTcgctgaaaaaaaaaacaaaatcttgaACAAATTATTAAATCAAATTGGCCGTATTTTTATTCTAATAGGAATTTGCTCGTTTTTCACTTTTGTATCAGTTACTTTCTATGTGGAAAGTCGTGTTTTAATGACAGGTTGACTGGATACGATTTTCAATCTGTATTTTGTCAGTGTAAATTTTAATACCTGCAAAAGCAGATTCAGCAAATAGCGTAGTTTGTTAACACAAAATAGCAAAtcgtttaaaaaatatcaaagcaTACATGTGCATTGTGAAGATATTGTTTTACTAAAGACTTTCGCGTCCCCTCTCTATTTAAGGGTGTGCATAGTATCTCCGGTGTAATCTTGTCATAATCATACAACAATTTTAACTGCAATATATCATTTCATCCGTTTTTATTTTAGGTGGATCTGTACTACTTTGTGAGAACAACACAGAGTATATAAACTGTCCGCTACCTTTTGTAATAGATATCATTGGGGCATATCATGGACGGAACGACACGGCTACGTGTCATACTGAGTCGCCGTCAATGATGTGTCATtctgacgtcacgataacgtcatCTGTCACAGGGACCGGTTGTCAAGATAAGAATGGTTGTATGTTATCAACTGATCGACAGATATATGGAAATGCTTGTATTGGAAAACATCCTTATCTTATGGTTACCTACAAATGTACACTACCAGGTAATAATAGGAAATATTACATAGGTATAGCAATTGTGCTTAAATCCTTCACTTGCTTACTATCAACTCTCAAGAAGCTAACTTAAAGGTAGCCTACTCGATATTCAGTTTGCGAAGTCCTTTCGATACACAGGTAATCACTGCTGGAAAAAGttatattctttatttgataCTCTGTATGACAAAATAAGCTAATGTCTCAAAATACGATGTCGCTCTCACAAAGAAATGACATGTCAATGATATTAGCTAAAAATGTAAATTCGTGGTCAACGAAAAAGTTGTGTCGCACATTCACCTTCATTTATTAACATGGCCTATTTGTCTTGATGCAGAACCGGATTTAAAGCAGACGTCACATGCCCAGCTTAGTTTCCAGGCTCGATATACCAATATAGACATGAATGCTGACTATTTGTGGAGAGTGCATATTCAGAATGTGGGGTTATGCGGTATCCATTGTAGAAATGACCGAGAGTGCCTTTCCTTTGCATTTGACCCCAACCAAAAAATATGTCAAGGACACAAAACGGCTTTATCAAGCGAGGTCGAAGGTCATGGTTCCTCAGGAAATCATATGCTCTATTTTGAATGTAAGTAATTTAAGAATGAAGTACGACTGAATGTTTGGTCAACTGCATTGATATATCCAGCGTGGATATTTTGTTCAGTATAACTACATAGTATTGAATGCTATTATATAACAAATTGTAATTCCAATATTTTAAgcaaatttagaaaaaaaatcaattttcataAGAACGTAATATTTTACCCTTGAATAAACATCAACTGTTGCTGTTTTCATTTAGACTAGTCGGGTAATTAAAACCTTTGGTACATTTCAGTAAAGTGGTGTGATGGTGACGGATTCCTGTATGACGTCACAGGTGTGTGTTACGGAATATACGGTATACGACACAATCCTGCTGAGTGTCAGAAAGAATGTTCTCGGCACAATAGTAGGGACGGAAAGGTGGTAGGAAGTCTGATGGTTCTAAATACAccacaaaaattacaaaatatgtgGCTCAAGACGAGAGAAGATTCCTGGTTACGTAAGTGTCGAATCCAGCGGTAAAAAATACCAAGTCATTTTCATTGGGTCTTGCATTTTTGTTTCCGGTGGCACTCATCGAGagatttacattgtaattatatgtTGTGTTCTATAAGATTCCCTTAGCCTTTTAAACCTTTTTGATGTTATATCATGACATCAATGAAacgaaaaaatacaaatgtatatatatatatttataaaatgtaactGGATTGAGTACTAAACGTTTGTCATTTAATTGTTTGCTTTGCTTTGCTAGTAAGCAAAGTTA
This genomic window contains:
- the LOC138318794 gene encoding uncharacterized protein, whose product is MTTTDDNVHTTTTDSRVLTTNDKTVLMDTTDIEIPTTTNDDNAYTTGTDGMIFPEITVSSSKSSDRTSIPYVPSTITSVHAYPAGGSVLLCENNTEYINCPLPFVIDIIGAYHGRNDTATCHTESPSMMCHSDVTITSSVTGTGCQDKNGCMLSTDRQIYGNACIGKHPYLMVTYKCTLPEPDLKQTSHAQLSFQARYTNIDMNADYLWRVHIQNVGLCGIHCRNDRECLSFAFDPNQKICQGHKTALSSEVEGHGSSGNHMLYFELKWCDGDGFLYDVTGVCYGIYGIRHNPAECQKECSRHNSRDGKVVGSLMVLNTPQKLQNMWLKTREDSWLQQESLFIVSGSRNESDIWNFLDGSAIPDNVWAPGVLGTHPGNCVSASPQGLVPIDCTTESFFICEKVLTSL